A part of Triplophysa dalaica isolate WHDGS20190420 chromosome 17, ASM1584641v1, whole genome shotgun sequence genomic DNA contains:
- the trim8b gene encoding E3 ubiquitin-protein ligase TRIM8b, translating into MAENWKNCLEEELICPICLNVFAEPVQLPCKHNFCRVCINEAWSKDSGMVRCPECNHAYSQKPSLEKNHKLSNIVEKFNALNVEKTPAVLHCILCRRGPPLQAQKVCLRCNAPCCHSHVQTHLQQPSSNAGHLLVDTEDVRAWSCPQHDEYRLYHCETEHVAVCQYCCFSRCATNHGHAVCDIEVRRNDIRQMLIKQQDRIEDRVQDIEEQLYKLESDKCLMEDKVQHLKEEVQLQYQKMQQLLEEDLGKTLEVLDKAHSKFCQENSAQALQLHQKQQEAKKLLGSIQMVFDKAEDIGFMKNTKSVKILMDRSQSYVGGTLSTYKVGSLNSKLFLSEISKREKNLCKMLEAPFSAPANFFQSIPAYLCEKRRHSVAFPEGSGSNRAGASFMDSSSSSGSAAAKQPCLSLTQGSAPGEGQSSQQALGPCSSSQHVGTSSSASGSQPLPHSASVFPHSHYPNTSASQLPQYGARKILMCTVDNCYCSGVPSVSNHRGHPPYPRSSSFPWPVSSQEYAHGPLPSAPAMSQPLQSLSMRDWIDASQSHRHTDFYSLYGQSSTKHYVTS; encoded by the exons ATGGCAGAGAATTGGAAAAACTGTCTCGAGGAAGAGCTAATATGCCCcatttgtttgaatgtgttcGCCGAGCCGGTTCAACTTCCTTGCAAACACAATTTCTGCCGCGTGTGTATAAATGAGGCCTGGTCGAAAGATTCAGGAATGGTACGCTGCCCCGAGTGCAACCACGCCTACAGCCAAAAACCCAGTTTGGAGAAGAACCACAAACTTTCTAACATCGTTGAGAAGTTTAATGCTTTAAATGTCGAGAAGACGCCAGCGGTCTTGCACTGTATCTTGTGTCGCCGTGGTCCTCCGCTCCAAGCCCAGAAGGTTTGCCTTAGGTGTAACGCACCCTGCTGCCATTCCCACGTACAGACTCATCTCCAACAACCCTCTTCCAATGCCGGACACTTACTGGTGGACACTGAGGACGTCAGGGCCTGGAGCTGTCCACAGCATGATGAGTACAGACTGTATCATTGTGAAACCGAGCATGTGGCCGTCTGCCAATACTGCTGCTTCTCCAGATGTGCCACCAACCACGGCCATGCCGTGTGTGATATTGAAGTCAGGCGAAATGATATCAGG CAAATGTTGATTAAACAACAAGATCGGATTGAGGACCGGGTTCAAGACATCGAAGAGCAACTCTACAAACTAGAATCTGACAAATGTCTCATGGAA GACAAAGTGCAGCATCTGAAGGAGGAGGTACAACTGCAGTATCAGAAAATGCAGCAGCTTTTGGAGGAAGATCTAGGGAAGACCCTGGAGGTTCTGGATAAAGCCCATTCCAAGTTCTGCCAGGAGAACTCGGCCCAGGCCCTCCAGCTTCATCAGAAACAGCAAGAGGCCAAGAAACTGCTCGGCTCCATCCAGATGGTTTTCGATAAGGCAGAGGACATCGGTTTTATGAAG AACACAAAGTCTGTAAAAATACTAATGGACAG GTCTCAATCATATGTGGGCGGCACATTATCAACGTACAAAGTGGGCAGCCTCAACTCCAAGCTCTTTCTATCCGAAATCtctaaaagagagaaaaacctCTGCAAAATGCTGGAAG CTCCGTTCAGCGCTCCTGCCAACTTCTTCCAGAGTATTCCGGCGTACCTGTGCGAGAAGCGCAGGCATTCCGTGGCGTTCCCTGAAGGCAGCGGGAGCAACCGAGCGGGCGCTAGCTTCATGGATTCTTCCTCTTCATCAGGCTCTGCAGCTGCTAAGCAACCATGCCTAAGTCTCACTCAAGGATCCGCCCCGGGCGAGGGACAGTCCTCCCAGCAAGCCCTAGGGCCGTGCAGCTCCTCCCAGCACGTAGGAACCAGCAGCTCAGCCTCCGGCTCTCAACCCCTACCCCATTCCGCATCCGTATTTCCCCACTCCCATTACCCAAACACCAGCGCCTCCCAGCTGCCCCAATACGGAGCGCGGAAGATCCTGATGTGCACGGTTGACAATTGTTACTGCTCAGGGGTGCCTTCCGTGTCTAACCACCGTGGACATCCGCCGTACCCTCGCTCCAGTTCCTTCCCCTGGCCGGTAAGCTCGCAGGAGTACGCGCATGGCCCTCTGCCCTCTGCGCCGGCCATGTCGCAGCCTCTCCAGAGCTTGTCCATGCGGGACTGGATCGACGCCTCGCAGTCGCACAGGCACACTGACTTCTACAGCCTCTACGGCCAGTCTTCCACCAAGCATTACGTCACCAGTTAA